Proteins encoded in a region of the Ornithodoros turicata isolate Travis chromosome 3, ASM3712646v1, whole genome shotgun sequence genome:
- the LOC135389034 gene encoding semaphorin-2A-like isoform X2 gives MGGMESERALDESEPHHGGAAHEDESEETTRILTAAALFGFVIVAGGAAILFLRRRPDEPPTRSTEFPVPIPSSTMSVSPTEPSTVQPTNVTTVSPGTGNASTPGPPAIPEFNTFTCDPAYYYTYYMDRRRGFLIIGAKDTLYKLPLNNINDTVCGGLTKSADGPSRSNCLGQLQQEKVCHNYIKFILPLKEGSTLLVCGSNARSPAHFEVYADAFTVVPDLLTTLPHQAEGICSSEYFCQDLGLWVGTDLFTATATEGNANKQTILRTRLIRNDTSSTSYQTDLDVISTHGAELFMKEAEFRGMFAIGEHVYIFFHEVPLETGSKSSLVRKVYSRIARLCKNDRGGGQANSWTSFLKVRLTCVLAEAHVKYFDFLGIYNIPGEDIIYGIFSNRFTGEFAICSFQLSNITDAFNGTFLKPPDPTIYPDGKWIDVDEADVPQPRPGQCVSDSRTLPVDVVSFIDDHPLLATVIQGDASYVSGQMVAIAVVKVKVGGTSYSVIYTGDRDGIIYQIVEKNPQTNNVSELVDTFPAFIKEPIWKIDISKEHNSLYVFSEHVVMQYSLYACSDRYRECSKCVRNPFCGWHAALSVCRPYIDKLAPLRLVLQKALTRHSLSDLEPPVMLLYPGTTYRTLSQEPVVLEASQS, from the exons ATGGGAGGCATGGAGTCGGAAAGGGCCTTAGACGAGTCCGAACCGCACCACGGAGGAGCAGCCCACGAAGACGAATCGGAGGAAACAACTCGGATTCTTACCGCTGCAGCTCTGTTCGGGTTCGTCATAGTTGCAGGTGGCGCGGCGATTTTGTTTCTGCGACGCCGGCCGGATGAGCCACCCACGAGATCCACAGAGTTCCCAGTGCCAATTCCATCGTCGACTATGTCAG TCTCACCAACGGAACCATCAACAGTTCAGCCCACAAACGTTACTACGGTATCCCCTGGTACTGGCAACGCATCTACTCCTGGACCACCTGCCATAC CTGAATTCAATACATTTACTTGCGATCCAGCGTATTACTACACCTACTACATGGATCGCCGAAGGGGCTTTCTCATTATCGGTGCCAA AGACACGTTGTACAAGTTACCACTAAATAACATCAACGATACCGTGTGCGGG GGTTTAACAAAGTCCGCCGATGGGCCATCCCGTAGCAACTGCCTAGGGCAACTCCAACAAGAG AAGGTGTGCCACAACTACATCAAGTTCATTCTGCCATTGAAAGAAGGAAGCACGTTGTTAGTCTGTGGCAGCAACGCTCGCAGTCCGGCGCATTTCGAAGTATAC GCTGACGCTTTCACGGTGGTTCCGGACCTGTTGACCACACTGCCTCATCAGGCTGAGGGCATATGCTCTTCCGAATATTTTTGCCAGGATCTCGGTCTGTGGGTTG GTACTGACCTGTTCACCGCGACGGCTACTGAGGGCAACGCGAATAAGCAAACAATATTGAGGACACGACTTATAAGGAATGATACATCATCCACATCGTATCAGACCGACCTTGATGTGATTTCGACACATGGTGCTGAACTCTTCATGAAAG AGGCAGAGTTCAGAGGGATGTTTGCGATTGGAGAGCACGTATACATATTCTTCCACGAGGTTCCGCTAGAAACAGGATCTAAATCATCTTTGGTCAGAAAGGTGTATTCACGTATCGCTCGTCTGTGCAAG AATGATAGAGGCGGCGGACAAGCCAATTCCTGGACATCATTCCTCAAAGTTCGGCTCACTTGTGTATTGGCCGAGGCGCATGTCAAATACTTCGATTTTCTCG GTATTTATAACATTCCCGGGGAAGACATTATTTACGGCATCTTCAGCAACCGATTCAC CGGCGAATTTGCGATTTGTTCGTTCCAACTATCCAATATTACTGATGCATTCAACGGGACATTCCTGAAACCACCGGACCCGACAATTTACCCAGATGGGAAGTGGATTGATGTAGATGAAGCTGATGTCCCCCAGCCGCGTCCAGGACAGTGCGTCAGCGATTCGCGAACGCTGCCTGTGGACGTGGTCTCCTTCATTGATGACCATCCCCTACTCGCAACTGTTATCCAGGGTGATGCTTCTTATGTCAGCGGTCAGATGGTGGCTATTGCCGTCGTTAAGGTGAAGGTTGGTGGAACATCCTATTCTGTCATCTACACTGGTGACC GCGATGGAATAATCTATCAAATAGTTGAAAAGAACCCGCAGACAAATAATGTCTCTGAACTTGTGGACACGTTTCCAGCCTTTATCAAAGAACCCATTTGGAAGATCGACATATCCAAAGAG CACAATTCGCTCTACGTTTTTTCCGAGCATGTTGTCATGCAGTATTCCCTTTATGCATGCAGCGATCGCTACAGGGAATGCTCAAAGTGCGTCAGGAATCCATTCTGTGGTTGGCATGCGGCACTGTCTGTTTGTAGGCCTTATATCGACAAGTTAGCACCCCTTCGACTTGTATTGCAGAAGGCACTAACGCGGCATTCACTTTCAGACCTGGAGCCTCCGGTGATGCTACTTTACCCAGGGACTACATATCGGACCCTCAGTCAAGAACCTGTCGTCCTTGAGGCATCCCAGAGCTAA
- the LOC135389034 gene encoding semaphorin-2A-like isoform X3, whose protein sequence is MGGMESERALDESEPHHGGAAHEDESEETTRILTAAALFGFVIVAGGAAILFLRRRPDEPPTRSTEFPVPIPSSTMSVSPTEPSTVQPTNVTTVSPGTGNASTPGPPAIPEFNTFTCDPAYYYTYYMDRRRGFLIIGAKDTLYKLPLNNINDTVCGGLTKSADGPSRSNCLGQLQQEKVCHNYIKFILPLKEGSTLLVCGSNARSPAHFEVYADAFTVVPDLLTTLPHQAEGICSSEYFCQDLGLWVGTDLFTATATEGNANKQTILRTRLIRNDTSSTSYQTDLDVISTHGAELFMKEAEFRGMFAIGEHVYIFFHEVPLETGSKSSLVRKVYSRIARLCKNDRGGGQANSWTSFLKVRLTCVLAEAHVKYFDFLEGIYNIPGEDIIYGIFSNRFTGEFAICSFQLSNITDAFNGTFLKPPDPTIYPDGKWIDVDEADVPQPRPGQCVSDSRTLPVDVVSFIDDHPLLATVIQGDASYVSGQMVAIAVVKVKVGGTSYSVIYTGDRDGIIYQIVEKNPQTNNVSELVDTFPAFIKEPIWKIDISKEHNSLYVFSEHVVMQYSLYACSDRYRECSKCVRNPFCGWHAALSVCRPYIDKPGASGDATLPRDYISDPQSRTCRP, encoded by the exons ATGGGAGGCATGGAGTCGGAAAGGGCCTTAGACGAGTCCGAACCGCACCACGGAGGAGCAGCCCACGAAGACGAATCGGAGGAAACAACTCGGATTCTTACCGCTGCAGCTCTGTTCGGGTTCGTCATAGTTGCAGGTGGCGCGGCGATTTTGTTTCTGCGACGCCGGCCGGATGAGCCACCCACGAGATCCACAGAGTTCCCAGTGCCAATTCCATCGTCGACTATGTCAG TCTCACCAACGGAACCATCAACAGTTCAGCCCACAAACGTTACTACGGTATCCCCTGGTACTGGCAACGCATCTACTCCTGGACCACCTGCCATAC CTGAATTCAATACATTTACTTGCGATCCAGCGTATTACTACACCTACTACATGGATCGCCGAAGGGGCTTTCTCATTATCGGTGCCAA AGACACGTTGTACAAGTTACCACTAAATAACATCAACGATACCGTGTGCGGG GGTTTAACAAAGTCCGCCGATGGGCCATCCCGTAGCAACTGCCTAGGGCAACTCCAACAAGAG AAGGTGTGCCACAACTACATCAAGTTCATTCTGCCATTGAAAGAAGGAAGCACGTTGTTAGTCTGTGGCAGCAACGCTCGCAGTCCGGCGCATTTCGAAGTATAC GCTGACGCTTTCACGGTGGTTCCGGACCTGTTGACCACACTGCCTCATCAGGCTGAGGGCATATGCTCTTCCGAATATTTTTGCCAGGATCTCGGTCTGTGGGTTG GTACTGACCTGTTCACCGCGACGGCTACTGAGGGCAACGCGAATAAGCAAACAATATTGAGGACACGACTTATAAGGAATGATACATCATCCACATCGTATCAGACCGACCTTGATGTGATTTCGACACATGGTGCTGAACTCTTCATGAAAG AGGCAGAGTTCAGAGGGATGTTTGCGATTGGAGAGCACGTATACATATTCTTCCACGAGGTTCCGCTAGAAACAGGATCTAAATCATCTTTGGTCAGAAAGGTGTATTCACGTATCGCTCGTCTGTGCAAG AATGATAGAGGCGGCGGACAAGCCAATTCCTGGACATCATTCCTCAAAGTTCGGCTCACTTGTGTATTGGCCGAGGCGCATGTCAAATACTTCGATTTTCTCG AAGGTATTTATAACATTCCCGGGGAAGACATTATTTACGGCATCTTCAGCAACCGATTCAC CGGCGAATTTGCGATTTGTTCGTTCCAACTATCCAATATTACTGATGCATTCAACGGGACATTCCTGAAACCACCGGACCCGACAATTTACCCAGATGGGAAGTGGATTGATGTAGATGAAGCTGATGTCCCCCAGCCGCGTCCAGGACAGTGCGTCAGCGATTCGCGAACGCTGCCTGTGGACGTGGTCTCCTTCATTGATGACCATCCCCTACTCGCAACTGTTATCCAGGGTGATGCTTCTTATGTCAGCGGTCAGATGGTGGCTATTGCCGTCGTTAAGGTGAAGGTTGGTGGAACATCCTATTCTGTCATCTACACTGGTGACC GCGATGGAATAATCTATCAAATAGTTGAAAAGAACCCGCAGACAAATAATGTCTCTGAACTTGTGGACACGTTTCCAGCCTTTATCAAAGAACCCATTTGGAAGATCGACATATCCAAAGAG CACAATTCGCTCTACGTTTTTTCCGAGCATGTTGTCATGCAGTATTCCCTTTATGCATGCAGCGATCGCTACAGGGAATGCTCAAAGTGCGTCAGGAATCCATTCTGTGGTTGGCATGCGGCACTGTCTGTTTGTAGGCCTTATATCGACAA ACCTGGAGCCTCCGGTGATGCTACTTTACCCAGGGACTACATATCGGACCCTCAGTCAAGAACCTGTCGTCCTTGA
- the LOC135389034 gene encoding semaphorin-2A-like isoform X5, with amino-acid sequence MGGMESERALDESEPHHGGAAHEDESEETTRILTAAALFGFVIVAGGAAILFLRRRPDEPPTRSTEFPVPIPSSTMSVSPTEPSTVQPTNVTTVSPGTGNASTPGPPAIPEFNTFTCDPAYYYTYYMDRRRGFLIIGAKDTLYKLPLNNINDTVCGGLTKSADGPSRSNCLGQLQQEKVCHNYIKFILPLKEGSTLLVCGSNARSPAHFEVYADAFTVVPDLLTTLPHQAEGICSSEYFCQDLGLWVGTDLFTATATEGNANKQTILRTRLIRNDTSSTSYQTDLDVISTHGAELFMKEAEFRGMFAIGEHVYIFFHEVPLETGSKSSLVRKVYSRIARLCKNDRGGGQANSWTSFLKVRLTCVLAEAHVKYFDFLEGIYNIPGEDIIYGIFSNRFTGEFAICSFQLSNITDAFNGTFLKPPDPTIYPDGKWIDVDEADVPQPRPGQCVSDSRTLPVDVVSFIDDHPLLATVIQGDASYVSGQMVAIAVVKVKAME; translated from the exons ATGGGAGGCATGGAGTCGGAAAGGGCCTTAGACGAGTCCGAACCGCACCACGGAGGAGCAGCCCACGAAGACGAATCGGAGGAAACAACTCGGATTCTTACCGCTGCAGCTCTGTTCGGGTTCGTCATAGTTGCAGGTGGCGCGGCGATTTTGTTTCTGCGACGCCGGCCGGATGAGCCACCCACGAGATCCACAGAGTTCCCAGTGCCAATTCCATCGTCGACTATGTCAG TCTCACCAACGGAACCATCAACAGTTCAGCCCACAAACGTTACTACGGTATCCCCTGGTACTGGCAACGCATCTACTCCTGGACCACCTGCCATAC CTGAATTCAATACATTTACTTGCGATCCAGCGTATTACTACACCTACTACATGGATCGCCGAAGGGGCTTTCTCATTATCGGTGCCAA AGACACGTTGTACAAGTTACCACTAAATAACATCAACGATACCGTGTGCGGG GGTTTAACAAAGTCCGCCGATGGGCCATCCCGTAGCAACTGCCTAGGGCAACTCCAACAAGAG AAGGTGTGCCACAACTACATCAAGTTCATTCTGCCATTGAAAGAAGGAAGCACGTTGTTAGTCTGTGGCAGCAACGCTCGCAGTCCGGCGCATTTCGAAGTATAC GCTGACGCTTTCACGGTGGTTCCGGACCTGTTGACCACACTGCCTCATCAGGCTGAGGGCATATGCTCTTCCGAATATTTTTGCCAGGATCTCGGTCTGTGGGTTG GTACTGACCTGTTCACCGCGACGGCTACTGAGGGCAACGCGAATAAGCAAACAATATTGAGGACACGACTTATAAGGAATGATACATCATCCACATCGTATCAGACCGACCTTGATGTGATTTCGACACATGGTGCTGAACTCTTCATGAAAG AGGCAGAGTTCAGAGGGATGTTTGCGATTGGAGAGCACGTATACATATTCTTCCACGAGGTTCCGCTAGAAACAGGATCTAAATCATCTTTGGTCAGAAAGGTGTATTCACGTATCGCTCGTCTGTGCAAG AATGATAGAGGCGGCGGACAAGCCAATTCCTGGACATCATTCCTCAAAGTTCGGCTCACTTGTGTATTGGCCGAGGCGCATGTCAAATACTTCGATTTTCTCG AAGGTATTTATAACATTCCCGGGGAAGACATTATTTACGGCATCTTCAGCAACCGATTCAC CGGCGAATTTGCGATTTGTTCGTTCCAACTATCCAATATTACTGATGCATTCAACGGGACATTCCTGAAACCACCGGACCCGACAATTTACCCAGATGGGAAGTGGATTGATGTAGATGAAGCTGATGTCCCCCAGCCGCGTCCAGGACAGTGCGTCAGCGATTCGCGAACGCTGCCTGTGGACGTGGTCTCCTTCATTGATGACCATCCCCTACTCGCAACTGTTATCCAGGGTGATGCTTCTTATGTCAGCGGTCAGATGGTGGCTATTGCCGTCGTTAAGGTGAAG GCGATGGAATAA
- the LOC135389034 gene encoding semaphorin-2A-like isoform X4: MGGMESERALDESEPHHGGAAHEDESEETTRILTAAALFGFVIVAGGAAILFLRRRPDEPPTRSTEFPVPIPSSTMSVSPTEPSTVQPTNVTTVSPGTGNASTPGPPAIPEFNTFTCDPAYYYTYYMDRRRGFLIIGAKDTLYKLPLNNINDTVCGGLTKSADGPSRSNCLGQLQQEKVCHNYIKFILPLKEGSTLLVCGSNARSPAHFEVYADAFTVVPDLLTTLPHQAEGICSSEYFCQDLGLWVGTDLFTATATEGNANKQTILRTRLIRNDTSSTSYQTDLDVISTHGAELFMKEAEFRGMFAIGEHVYIFFHEVPLETGSKSSLVRKVYSRIARLCKNDRGGGQANSWTSFLKVRLTCVLAEAHVKYFDFLEGIYNIPGEDIIYGIFSNRFTGEFAICSFQLSNITDAFNGTFLKPPDPTIYPDGKWIDVDEADVPQPRPGQCVSDSRTLPVDVVSFIDDHPLLATVIQGDASYVSGQMVAIAVVKVKVGGTSYSVIYTGDRDGIIYQIVEKNPQTNNVSELVDTFPAFIKEPIWKIDISKERSLQGMLKVRQESILWLACGTVCL, encoded by the exons ATGGGAGGCATGGAGTCGGAAAGGGCCTTAGACGAGTCCGAACCGCACCACGGAGGAGCAGCCCACGAAGACGAATCGGAGGAAACAACTCGGATTCTTACCGCTGCAGCTCTGTTCGGGTTCGTCATAGTTGCAGGTGGCGCGGCGATTTTGTTTCTGCGACGCCGGCCGGATGAGCCACCCACGAGATCCACAGAGTTCCCAGTGCCAATTCCATCGTCGACTATGTCAG TCTCACCAACGGAACCATCAACAGTTCAGCCCACAAACGTTACTACGGTATCCCCTGGTACTGGCAACGCATCTACTCCTGGACCACCTGCCATAC CTGAATTCAATACATTTACTTGCGATCCAGCGTATTACTACACCTACTACATGGATCGCCGAAGGGGCTTTCTCATTATCGGTGCCAA AGACACGTTGTACAAGTTACCACTAAATAACATCAACGATACCGTGTGCGGG GGTTTAACAAAGTCCGCCGATGGGCCATCCCGTAGCAACTGCCTAGGGCAACTCCAACAAGAG AAGGTGTGCCACAACTACATCAAGTTCATTCTGCCATTGAAAGAAGGAAGCACGTTGTTAGTCTGTGGCAGCAACGCTCGCAGTCCGGCGCATTTCGAAGTATAC GCTGACGCTTTCACGGTGGTTCCGGACCTGTTGACCACACTGCCTCATCAGGCTGAGGGCATATGCTCTTCCGAATATTTTTGCCAGGATCTCGGTCTGTGGGTTG GTACTGACCTGTTCACCGCGACGGCTACTGAGGGCAACGCGAATAAGCAAACAATATTGAGGACACGACTTATAAGGAATGATACATCATCCACATCGTATCAGACCGACCTTGATGTGATTTCGACACATGGTGCTGAACTCTTCATGAAAG AGGCAGAGTTCAGAGGGATGTTTGCGATTGGAGAGCACGTATACATATTCTTCCACGAGGTTCCGCTAGAAACAGGATCTAAATCATCTTTGGTCAGAAAGGTGTATTCACGTATCGCTCGTCTGTGCAAG AATGATAGAGGCGGCGGACAAGCCAATTCCTGGACATCATTCCTCAAAGTTCGGCTCACTTGTGTATTGGCCGAGGCGCATGTCAAATACTTCGATTTTCTCG AAGGTATTTATAACATTCCCGGGGAAGACATTATTTACGGCATCTTCAGCAACCGATTCAC CGGCGAATTTGCGATTTGTTCGTTCCAACTATCCAATATTACTGATGCATTCAACGGGACATTCCTGAAACCACCGGACCCGACAATTTACCCAGATGGGAAGTGGATTGATGTAGATGAAGCTGATGTCCCCCAGCCGCGTCCAGGACAGTGCGTCAGCGATTCGCGAACGCTGCCTGTGGACGTGGTCTCCTTCATTGATGACCATCCCCTACTCGCAACTGTTATCCAGGGTGATGCTTCTTATGTCAGCGGTCAGATGGTGGCTATTGCCGTCGTTAAGGTGAAGGTTGGTGGAACATCCTATTCTGTCATCTACACTGGTGACC GCGATGGAATAATCTATCAAATAGTTGAAAAGAACCCGCAGACAAATAATGTCTCTGAACTTGTGGACACGTTTCCAGCCTTTATCAAAGAACCCATTTGGAAGATCGACATATCCAAAGAG CGATCGCTACAGGGAATGCTCAAAGTGCGTCAGGAATCCATTCTGTGGTTGGCATGCGGCACTGTCTGTTTGTAG
- the LOC135389034 gene encoding semaphorin-2A-like isoform X1 gives MGGMESERALDESEPHHGGAAHEDESEETTRILTAAALFGFVIVAGGAAILFLRRRPDEPPTRSTEFPVPIPSSTMSVSPTEPSTVQPTNVTTVSPGTGNASTPGPPAIPEFNTFTCDPAYYYTYYMDRRRGFLIIGAKDTLYKLPLNNINDTVCGGLTKSADGPSRSNCLGQLQQEKVCHNYIKFILPLKEGSTLLVCGSNARSPAHFEVYADAFTVVPDLLTTLPHQAEGICSSEYFCQDLGLWVGTDLFTATATEGNANKQTILRTRLIRNDTSSTSYQTDLDVISTHGAELFMKEAEFRGMFAIGEHVYIFFHEVPLETGSKSSLVRKVYSRIARLCKNDRGGGQANSWTSFLKVRLTCVLAEAHVKYFDFLEGIYNIPGEDIIYGIFSNRFTGEFAICSFQLSNITDAFNGTFLKPPDPTIYPDGKWIDVDEADVPQPRPGQCVSDSRTLPVDVVSFIDDHPLLATVIQGDASYVSGQMVAIAVVKVKVGGTSYSVIYTGDRDGIIYQIVEKNPQTNNVSELVDTFPAFIKEPIWKIDISKEHNSLYVFSEHVVMQYSLYACSDRYRECSKCVRNPFCGWHAALSVCRPYIDKLAPLRLVLQKALTRHSLSDLEPPVMLLYPGTTYRTLSQEPVVLEASQS, from the exons ATGGGAGGCATGGAGTCGGAAAGGGCCTTAGACGAGTCCGAACCGCACCACGGAGGAGCAGCCCACGAAGACGAATCGGAGGAAACAACTCGGATTCTTACCGCTGCAGCTCTGTTCGGGTTCGTCATAGTTGCAGGTGGCGCGGCGATTTTGTTTCTGCGACGCCGGCCGGATGAGCCACCCACGAGATCCACAGAGTTCCCAGTGCCAATTCCATCGTCGACTATGTCAG TCTCACCAACGGAACCATCAACAGTTCAGCCCACAAACGTTACTACGGTATCCCCTGGTACTGGCAACGCATCTACTCCTGGACCACCTGCCATAC CTGAATTCAATACATTTACTTGCGATCCAGCGTATTACTACACCTACTACATGGATCGCCGAAGGGGCTTTCTCATTATCGGTGCCAA AGACACGTTGTACAAGTTACCACTAAATAACATCAACGATACCGTGTGCGGG GGTTTAACAAAGTCCGCCGATGGGCCATCCCGTAGCAACTGCCTAGGGCAACTCCAACAAGAG AAGGTGTGCCACAACTACATCAAGTTCATTCTGCCATTGAAAGAAGGAAGCACGTTGTTAGTCTGTGGCAGCAACGCTCGCAGTCCGGCGCATTTCGAAGTATAC GCTGACGCTTTCACGGTGGTTCCGGACCTGTTGACCACACTGCCTCATCAGGCTGAGGGCATATGCTCTTCCGAATATTTTTGCCAGGATCTCGGTCTGTGGGTTG GTACTGACCTGTTCACCGCGACGGCTACTGAGGGCAACGCGAATAAGCAAACAATATTGAGGACACGACTTATAAGGAATGATACATCATCCACATCGTATCAGACCGACCTTGATGTGATTTCGACACATGGTGCTGAACTCTTCATGAAAG AGGCAGAGTTCAGAGGGATGTTTGCGATTGGAGAGCACGTATACATATTCTTCCACGAGGTTCCGCTAGAAACAGGATCTAAATCATCTTTGGTCAGAAAGGTGTATTCACGTATCGCTCGTCTGTGCAAG AATGATAGAGGCGGCGGACAAGCCAATTCCTGGACATCATTCCTCAAAGTTCGGCTCACTTGTGTATTGGCCGAGGCGCATGTCAAATACTTCGATTTTCTCG AAGGTATTTATAACATTCCCGGGGAAGACATTATTTACGGCATCTTCAGCAACCGATTCAC CGGCGAATTTGCGATTTGTTCGTTCCAACTATCCAATATTACTGATGCATTCAACGGGACATTCCTGAAACCACCGGACCCGACAATTTACCCAGATGGGAAGTGGATTGATGTAGATGAAGCTGATGTCCCCCAGCCGCGTCCAGGACAGTGCGTCAGCGATTCGCGAACGCTGCCTGTGGACGTGGTCTCCTTCATTGATGACCATCCCCTACTCGCAACTGTTATCCAGGGTGATGCTTCTTATGTCAGCGGTCAGATGGTGGCTATTGCCGTCGTTAAGGTGAAGGTTGGTGGAACATCCTATTCTGTCATCTACACTGGTGACC GCGATGGAATAATCTATCAAATAGTTGAAAAGAACCCGCAGACAAATAATGTCTCTGAACTTGTGGACACGTTTCCAGCCTTTATCAAAGAACCCATTTGGAAGATCGACATATCCAAAGAG CACAATTCGCTCTACGTTTTTTCCGAGCATGTTGTCATGCAGTATTCCCTTTATGCATGCAGCGATCGCTACAGGGAATGCTCAAAGTGCGTCAGGAATCCATTCTGTGGTTGGCATGCGGCACTGTCTGTTTGTAGGCCTTATATCGACAAGTTAGCACCCCTTCGACTTGTATTGCAGAAGGCACTAACGCGGCATTCACTTTCAGACCTGGAGCCTCCGGTGATGCTACTTTACCCAGGGACTACATATCGGACCCTCAGTCAAGAACCTGTCGTCCTTGAGGCATCCCAGAGCTAA